The Fundidesulfovibrio terrae genomic sequence CGGTCCGTGGAGGATTGGGGCGGCCAGGTGGAGATCGCCAGCCGGGTGGGGCAGGGCACGCAGGTGACGCTGCTGTTGGCCCCGGCCCTGGCCGTGGCTGGGGAATGACGGATACGTTCATGGAAGCCATCTAGCGAAGGCGGGTACGATGGAACCGGTTTTGATCGATATGGACAAGCTATTCGGGCGGATGGAAGACGACAGGGAGCTGATCCGCGAGGTCTTCGAGGTTTTCATCGAGGAGGTCCCCGGGCGTCGGGTGAAGTTCGCCAAGGCCCTGGCCGAGGGCGACCACACGGCCATGGTCATGTACGCGCACTCGCTCAAGGGGGCCAGCGGCACGCTCATGGCCGAAGCCCTGCGGGAAGCCTGTTTCGAGCTGGAACGCGCCGCCCGGGCGGGCGACGCGGCCGGGATCGCGGCCTACACCCCCGTGGTGCTCGATCTTCTGGACAAGACGGCGGCCCGGATGGCGGAGTTGAAGCCGACGCTCTGATCTCGTCCGATTTCCACAAAATCCGTCAAGGGAAATTATCGTAACCGCTTCG encodes the following:
- a CDS encoding Hpt domain-containing protein translates to MEPVLIDMDKLFGRMEDDRELIREVFEVFIEEVPGRRVKFAKALAEGDHTAMVMYAHSLKGASGTLMAEALREACFELERAARAGDAAGIAAYTPVVLDLLDKTAARMAELKPTL